The sequence GCGAGGTGTGCGGCCGCAGCGACCGGACCCGGTAGGTGAGGTCGAGAGCGGTGTTCAGCGTGACCGTGAGGATCACCCGGGACGACCTCCCTCGAAGTTCCGCGCCTGCCGTCGCGCCCGTCATCGGTTTCAGGGGCTCGATCATGCCAAAGAGACGGCGGCCGGCCCAGTCGCGGGCAGGCCACCGTCACCGGAAAAGACGGGCAGATCAGGCCAGTTGCGGAGTGATCACCCACTCGCCGCGCCGCATCACGCCCTTGAGGTCGAAGTTCGCGTCGAGTACGACGAGATCGGCGTCCTTGCCCGGTTCCAGCGAGCCGATGCGGTCGGACAGGCCGAGCAGCCGGGCCGGATTGACGGACAGGGCCGTCACCGCGTCCTCGACCGACAGCCGGTCGACGCTCACCGCCCGCTTGAACGCGCGGTCCTGGGTCAGCGTGGAGCCCGCGATCGAACCGCCGTGCACCAGCCGGGCCACCCCGTCGCTGACCTCGACCTCCAGCGGACCGAGCATGTAGCGGCCGTCGCCGATGCCGGCCGCGTCCATCGCGTCCGTGATGAACGCGACCCGGTCCGCGCCCGCGTGGTGGAACGCCAGCTCCAGCGCGGCCGGGTGCAGATGGGTGCCGTCGTTGATCAGCTCGACCGTGACCCGCTCGTCCTCCAGCAGGGCCGCGATCGGGCCGGGCGTGCGGTGGCCGAGCGCGGGCATCGCGTTGAAGAGGTGGGTGGCGACCGTGGCGCCCGCGTCGATCGCCTCCACCGTCTGCTCGTACGTCGCGTCGGTGTGCCCGATCGCCGCGATCACGCCGTGCTCGGCGAGCAGCCGTACGGAGTCGACGCCGCCGGGCAGCTCGGTGGCCAGGGTGACCATCTTCGCCTTGCCGCGCGCGGCGTCGATCAGCTTGCGGACCTCGGCCGGGTCCGGGTCGCGCAGCAGTTCCTCGGAGTGCGCGCCCTTGCGGCACGGCGAGATGAACGGCCCCTCGAAGTGGATGCCGGCGATCTCCCCCTGTTCGACCAGTTCGCTCAGCAGCCCGGCCTGGCGGACCAGCAGGTCCATCTCGTCGGTCACGGTGGAGGCCACGAGGGTGGTGGTGCCGTGCGCGCGGTGCGTACGGACGGCCCTGAGGATCTCCTCGGCGCTGCCGGAGAAGGAGGCTCCGCCGCCGCCGTGGTTGTGGATGTCGACGAAGCCGGGCACCAGCCAGTGGCCGGTGAGGTCGACGACCTCGGCGCTCTCGGCGGCCGCGGCCACGATCCGCGTGCCCTCGACGCACACGCGCCCGTCGTCCACCACCGCGCCGGGCAGCACCACCCGGGCACCTGTGAGAACCAAGCTGGGAGCCATCAGGCGCCTACCTCCGGAGTCGTAGAAGTGGTGGTGGTGAGCAGGTCGCGGGCCAGCAGGCCGGCGCCCAGGCAGCCTGCGGTGTCGCCGAGGGCGGCGGGGACGATGGCGGGCAGTTTCTGGAAGGTGACCCGGCGCCGGACGGCGTCGCGCAGCGGTGAGAACAAGACTTCCCCGGCCTC comes from Streptomyces sp. FXJ1.172 and encodes:
- the nagA gene encoding N-acetylglucosamine-6-phosphate deacetylase, encoding MAPSLVLTGARVVLPGAVVDDGRVCVEGTRIVAAAAESAEVVDLTGHWLVPGFVDIHNHGGGGASFSGSAEEILRAVRTHRAHGTTTLVASTVTDEMDLLVRQAGLLSELVEQGEIAGIHFEGPFISPCRKGAHSEELLRDPDPAEVRKLIDAARGKAKMVTLATELPGGVDSVRLLAEHGVIAAIGHTDATYEQTVEAIDAGATVATHLFNAMPALGHRTPGPIAALLEDERVTVELINDGTHLHPAALELAFHHAGADRVAFITDAMDAAGIGDGRYMLGPLEVEVSDGVARLVHGGSIAGSTLTQDRAFKRAVSVDRLSVEDAVTALSVNPARLLGLSDRIGSLEPGKDADLVVLDANFDLKGVMRRGEWVITPQLA